A single genomic interval of Euwallacea similis isolate ESF13 chromosome 2, ESF131.1, whole genome shotgun sequence harbors:
- the LOC136419320 gene encoding eukaryotic translation initiation factor 4E1-like codes for MSTNSLDIENEKSEYKNEVELIEAPIDYSVKHPLQNCWTLWYFENDRTQSWEKNQREIASFQTVEDFWSLYNHIKLASELKQGTDYSLFKKGIMPMWEDAANKRGGRWLISLEKRHRNKELDIYWLDIILCLIGEAFEHSDEVCGAVVNIRYKGDKIGVWTSDANNSASVLEIGKKLKERLRIPACTTIGYEIHKDTMDKTGSSSKYSYTL; via the exons ATGTCTACAAATTCATTGGATATTgag aatgaaaaaagcgaatataaaaatgaagttgaacTAATAGAAGCGCCGATTGATTATTCGGTGAAGCACCCTCTTCAGAATTGCTGGACTTTGTGGTATTTTGAGAATGACCGAACTCAATCCTGGGAGAAGAACCAAAGGGAGATTGCTTCTTTTCAAACCGTTGAAGATTTTTGGAG TTTATACAACCACATCAAGCTGGCCAGCGAACTGAAGCAAGGAACTGATTATTCCCTTTTCAAGAAGGGAATTATGCCTATGTGGGAAGATGCCGCTAATAAAAGAGGAGGACGATGGTTGATTAGCTTGGAGAAGAGACATAGGAATAAAGAGCTTGACATATATTGGCTGGATATT ATACTGTGTTTAATTGGAGAAGCTTTTGAACATTCAGATGAGGTATGCGGTGCTGTAGTCAATATAAGATATAAGGGTGACAAGATTG GTGTTTGGACTTCTGATGCAAATAATTCAGCCTCAGTATTGGAAATtggcaaaaaacttaaagaaaGGTTGCGCATTCCTGCCTGCACCACCATTGGTTATGAGATCCATAAAGACACCATGGACAAGACTGGCTCCAGCTCCAAATACTCATACACCCTTTAA
- the LOC136417584 gene encoding uncharacterized protein produces MSNRVSRLSPFVFPENAKQDSKRIECDKEDPLELKLLVLSFNHKNIARFLQMILVALNIIAFVFCTIGKSILYNESDHFNSEVVLFINGLSDFLLVVVNIMAVVFFAGSPFLLEIFSFISKRNYSVKKEGKTFTRFIKILRVAPILPLCIQLYFFGFGIGWTVYKYFLARDVWYYILNLMICSFSCMINKLNYHYVALNDYLEELSISKVVSHYNYLCDMLDKFNNYIKTYLVLVLMCLVTNILYNCTVLIQYGAKPRVINGMHTHVYVFIVETLMAINTFGQAALGAMIGENIQEEGGRTTSICFTMLMKLNHRNVKTEAEQRIVNELNFLLDLSKSRKIGIHAGGFFQLNWGILGSITSTAATYSIVIIQFLLK; encoded by the exons atgtctaatcGCGTTAGTCGGCTCTCCCCTTTCGTTTTCCCCGAAAACGCGAAACAGGACTCGAAAAGAATCGAGTGCGATAAGGAAGATCCTTTGGAATTGAAGTTGCTAGTCCTGAGCTTCAATCACAAAAACATTGCAAGATTTCTGCAGATGATCTTGGTGGCGTTGAACATCATCGCCTTCGTTTTCTGCACCATTGGAAAGTCAATTTTGTATAACGAATCCGATCACTTCAACAGCGAAGTGGTTTTATTCATCAATGGCCTCAGCGACTTTCTCTTGGTGGTTGTCAACATTATGGCAGTGGTTTTCTTCGCTGGAAGCCCGtttttgttggaaatattCTCCTTCATTTCAAAGAGGAATTACAGCGTTAAAAAAGAGGGCAAAACCTTTACcaggtttataaaaatattgcgcGTGGCCCCCATCTTGCCCTTATGCATCCAACTATATTTTTTCGGGTTTGGCATTGGATGGACGGTTTATAAATACTTCTTGGCTAGAGATGTTTGGTACTACATCCTCAATTTAATGATCTGCAGCTTCTCGTGCATGATAAACAAACTTAATTATCATTATGTGGCTCTAAACGACTATCTTGAGGAACTAAGCATTTC CAAGGTAGTCAGCCATTATAATTATTTGTGTGATATGCTCGacaaatttaacaattacattaaaacaTATCTAGTATTAGTGCTGATGTGTCTGGTAACTAACATACTGTATAACTGCACGGTGTTGATCCAGTATGGTGCCAAACCGAGAGTGATCAATGGAATGCATACTCATGTGTACGTTTTTATTGTGGAGACTTTGATGGCCATTAATACTTTT GGTCAAGCAGCTTTGGGCGCAATGATAGGAGAAAATATCCAGGAAGAGGGCGGGCGCACTACATCAATTTGCTTCACAATGTTGATGAAACTAAATCACAGGAATGTAAAAACTGAAGCTGAACAACGTATTGTGAATGAACTGAACTTCCTGTTGGATTTGAGCAAATCCAGAAAAATCGGAATACATGCTGGAGGGTTTTTTCAGCTCAATTGGGGTATTTTGGGGTCCATCACATCCACTGCAGCAACTTACTCTATAGTAATCAttcaatttttgcttaaataa